One Caretta caretta isolate rCarCar2 chromosome 8, rCarCar1.hap1, whole genome shotgun sequence DNA window includes the following coding sequences:
- the LOC125640836 gene encoding C-terminal-binding protein 2 isoform X2, with product MRQETEAGTWPARGRFSSRTSGTRAGLKKRGVACTLRNCGAPPRRERRAHGGGRCSGRQRRGGRAGSGPGPDEFFLKEKVKSCFSETCVAGRRRRVLPLGGGRCPVPAGRGRRGPRGPSGRGAGPAPAAAPRRPRAGAQRGDSAARAEAGAGPSIAQGIRAKYPVQRLPSGLLRSVLACLMDRHKVKRQRLDRICEGIRPPIVNGPMPARPLVALLDGRDCTVEMPILKDVATVAFCDAQSTQEIHEKVLNEAVGALMYHTITLSRQDLEKFKALRVIVRIGSGYDNVDIKSAAELGIAVCNIPSSSVEETADSTLCHILNLYRRVTWLHQAMREGNRASSMEQIREVAGGAVRIRGETLGIIGLGRVGQAVALRAKPFGFNVIFYDPYLPDGVERSLGLQRIGTLQDLLMHSDCITLHCSLNEHNHHLINDFTIKQMRHGCFLVNTARGGLVDEKALAQALKEGRIRGTALDVHESEPFSFAQGPLKDAPNVICTPHTAWYSEQASIESREDAAKEIRRAITGHIPDTLRNCVNKEYLLLAAQWPSIDPAAVHPELNGAAAYRFPPGVVGVAAPGLPEPAVVEGIIAHGMPSVSHSAPRTPSPGETSKQDPDREIPTDQ from the exons atgaGGCAAGAAACCGAAGCTGGCACCTGGCCAGCCAGAGGACGTTTTTCCAGCAGGACTTCAGGGACCCGGGCCGGACTGAAGAAGCGAGGGGTCGCATGTACACTCCGGAACTGCGGAGCCCCCCCCCGGCGGGAGCGTCGCGCCCACGGAGGAGGCCGCTGCTCAGGGCGTCAGCGCCGCGGGGGCCGGGCGGGCAGCGGCCCTGGCCCAgatgagttttttttaaaggaaaaagttaAAAGTTGCTTCAGTGAAACGTGTGTCGCGGGGCGGCGGCGCCGAGTCCTGCCGCTGGGCGGGGGCCGCTGCCCCGtcccggcggggcgggggcgcCGAGGCCCGCGCGGTCCCAGCGGCCGCGGAGCGGGGCCGGCTCCTGCAGCCGCTCCACGCCGGCCGCGCGCCGGGGCCCAGCGCGGTGACAGCGCGGCAAGGGCTGAAGCTGGAGCCGGCCCCAG CATTGCTCAGGGAATCCGAGCCAAGTATCCTGTGCAGAGGCTCCCCTCAGGGCTGCTCAGGTCAGTCTTGGCTTGTCTCATGGACAGACATAAAGTGAAGCGTCAGAGGCTGGACCGGATTTGTGAAG GTATACGGCCTCCTATTGTGAATGGCCCAATGCCTGCCCGACCACTGGTTGCACTCCTAGATGGGAGggattgcactgtggaaatgcCAATCCTGAAGGATGTTGCTACAGTGGCTTTCTGTGATGCTCAGTCAACTCAGGAAATCCATGAGAAG GTGCTGAATGAAGCTGTGGGAGCTTTGATGTACCACACCATCACCTTGTCCCGCCAGGACCTGGAGAAGTTCAAAGCCCTTCGGGTCATTGTGCGTATTGGCAGTGGCTATGACAATGTGGACATCAAGTCAGCTGCAGAATTAG GCATTGCAGTATGCAACATCCCCTCCTCCTCTGTGGAAGAGACTGCTGATTCTACCCTCTGTCACATCTTGAACCTGTATCGCCGGGTTACTTGGCTTCATCAGGCTATGCGGGAAGGAAACCGAGCCTCAAGCATGGAGCAAATTCGAGAGGTGGCTGGAGGTGCTGTGCGTATCCGTGGTGAGACCTTGGGCATCATTGGCCTTG GCCGAGTTGGGCAGGCAGTGGCCCTGAGAGCCAAGCCCTTTGGCTTCAACGTGATTTTCTATGATCCGTATCTACCAGATGGCGTGGAGCGATCCCTGGGGTTACAGCGAATAGGAACTCTGCAGGACCTGCTAATGCACAGTGATTGCATCACATTGCACTGCAGTCTGAATGAACATAATCATCACCTCATCAATGACTTCACTATTAAACAG atGCGCCATGGCTGCTTTCTGGTGAACACAGCCCGTGGGGGGCTAGTAGATGAGAAGGCCTTGGCACAAGCATTGAAGGAGGGGAGAATCAGAGGAACAGCACTTGATGTGCACGAGTCAGAACCCTTCAG CTTTGCTCAGGGGCCCCTAAAAGATGCTCCCAATGTGATCTGCACCCCTCACACAGCCTGGTACAGTGAGCAGGCTTCCATTGAGTCCAGGGAAGATGCAGCTAAAGAGATCCGCAGAGCTATCACAG GTCACATACCTGATACTTTGAGGAACTGTGTTAATAAGGAGTATTTGCTGTTAGCTGCTCAGTGGCCAAGTATTGATCCTGCAGCTGTCCACCCAGAACTCAATGGAGCTGCGGCTTACAG GTTTCCTCCAGGAGTAGTGGGAGTAGCAGCCCCTGGGCTGCCGGAGCCAGCGGTTGTGGAGGGGATTATAGCTCACGGGATGCCCTCTGTGTCTCACTCTGCACCACGTACCCCTTCCCCAGGAGAGACGAGCAAACAGGACCCAGACAGAGAAATCCCCACTGACCAATAG
- the LOC125640836 gene encoding C-terminal-binding protein 2 isoform X6 translates to MRQETEAGTWPARGRFSSRTSGTRAGLKKRGVACTLRNCGAPPRRERRAHGGGRCSGRQRRGGRAGSGPGPDEFFLKEKVKSCFSETCVAGRRRRVLPLGGGRCPVPAGRGRRGPRGPSGRGAGPAPAAAPRRPRAGAQRGDSAARAEAGAGPSIAQGIRAKYPVQRLPSGLLRSVLACLMDRHKVKRQRLDRICEGIRPPIVNGPMPARPLVALLDGRDCTVEMPILKDVATVAFCDAQSTQEIHEKVLNEAVGALMYHTITLSRQDLEKFKALRVIVRIGSGYDNVDIKSAAELGIAVCNIPSSSVEETADSTLCHILNLYRRVTWLHQAMREGNRASSMEQIREVAGGAVRIRGETLGIIGLGRVGQAVALRAKPFGFNVIFYDPYLPDGVERSLGLQRIGTLQDLLMHSDCITLHCSLNEHNHHLINDFTIKQMRHGCFLVNTARGGLVDEKALAQALKEGRIRGTALDVHESEPFSFAQGPLKDAPNVICTPHTAWYSEQASIESREDAAKEIRRAITARSAGMVLTDSFLELEYKSLVVFDL, encoded by the exons atgaGGCAAGAAACCGAAGCTGGCACCTGGCCAGCCAGAGGACGTTTTTCCAGCAGGACTTCAGGGACCCGGGCCGGACTGAAGAAGCGAGGGGTCGCATGTACACTCCGGAACTGCGGAGCCCCCCCCCGGCGGGAGCGTCGCGCCCACGGAGGAGGCCGCTGCTCAGGGCGTCAGCGCCGCGGGGGCCGGGCGGGCAGCGGCCCTGGCCCAgatgagttttttttaaaggaaaaagttaAAAGTTGCTTCAGTGAAACGTGTGTCGCGGGGCGGCGGCGCCGAGTCCTGCCGCTGGGCGGGGGCCGCTGCCCCGtcccggcggggcgggggcgcCGAGGCCCGCGCGGTCCCAGCGGCCGCGGAGCGGGGCCGGCTCCTGCAGCCGCTCCACGCCGGCCGCGCGCCGGGGCCCAGCGCGGTGACAGCGCGGCAAGGGCTGAAGCTGGAGCCGGCCCCAG CATTGCTCAGGGAATCCGAGCCAAGTATCCTGTGCAGAGGCTCCCCTCAGGGCTGCTCAGGTCAGTCTTGGCTTGTCTCATGGACAGACATAAAGTGAAGCGTCAGAGGCTGGACCGGATTTGTGAAG GTATACGGCCTCCTATTGTGAATGGCCCAATGCCTGCCCGACCACTGGTTGCACTCCTAGATGGGAGggattgcactgtggaaatgcCAATCCTGAAGGATGTTGCTACAGTGGCTTTCTGTGATGCTCAGTCAACTCAGGAAATCCATGAGAAG GTGCTGAATGAAGCTGTGGGAGCTTTGATGTACCACACCATCACCTTGTCCCGCCAGGACCTGGAGAAGTTCAAAGCCCTTCGGGTCATTGTGCGTATTGGCAGTGGCTATGACAATGTGGACATCAAGTCAGCTGCAGAATTAG GCATTGCAGTATGCAACATCCCCTCCTCCTCTGTGGAAGAGACTGCTGATTCTACCCTCTGTCACATCTTGAACCTGTATCGCCGGGTTACTTGGCTTCATCAGGCTATGCGGGAAGGAAACCGAGCCTCAAGCATGGAGCAAATTCGAGAGGTGGCTGGAGGTGCTGTGCGTATCCGTGGTGAGACCTTGGGCATCATTGGCCTTG GCCGAGTTGGGCAGGCAGTGGCCCTGAGAGCCAAGCCCTTTGGCTTCAACGTGATTTTCTATGATCCGTATCTACCAGATGGCGTGGAGCGATCCCTGGGGTTACAGCGAATAGGAACTCTGCAGGACCTGCTAATGCACAGTGATTGCATCACATTGCACTGCAGTCTGAATGAACATAATCATCACCTCATCAATGACTTCACTATTAAACAG atGCGCCATGGCTGCTTTCTGGTGAACACAGCCCGTGGGGGGCTAGTAGATGAGAAGGCCTTGGCACAAGCATTGAAGGAGGGGAGAATCAGAGGAACAGCACTTGATGTGCACGAGTCAGAACCCTTCAG CTTTGCTCAGGGGCCCCTAAAAGATGCTCCCAATGTGATCTGCACCCCTCACACAGCCTGGTACAGTGAGCAGGCTTCCATTGAGTCCAGGGAAGATGCAGCTAAAGAGATCCGCAGAGCTATCACAG CTAGGTCTGCTGGGATGGTGCTCACTGACTCATTTCTGGAGCTGGAATACAAGTCACTGGTTGTCTTTGACTTATGA
- the LOC125640836 gene encoding C-terminal-binding protein 2 isoform X5 — MRQETEAGTWPARGRFSSRTSGTRAGLKKRGVACTLRNCGAPPRRERRAHGGGRCSGRQRRGGRAGSGPGPDEFFLKEKVKSCFSETCVAGRRRRVLPLGGGRCPVPAGRGRRGPRGPSGRGAGPAPAAAPRRPRAGAQRGDSAARAEAGAGPSIAQGIRAKYPVQRLPSGLLRSVLACLMDRHKVKRQRLDRICEGIRPPIVNGPMPARPLVALLDGRDCTVEMPILKDVATVAFCDAQSTQEIHEKVLNEAVGALMYHTITLSRQDLEKFKALRVIVRIGSGYDNVDIKSAAELGIAVCNIPSSSVEETADSTLCHILNLYRRVTWLHQAMREGNRASSMEQIREVAGGAVRIRGETLGIIGLGRVGQAVALRAKPFGFNVIFYDPYLPDGVERSLGLQRIGTLQDLLMHSDCITLHCSLNEHNHHLINDFTIKQMRHGCFLVNTARGGLVDEKALAQALKEGRIRGTALDVHESEPFSFAQGPLKDAPNVICTPHTAWYSEQASIESREDAAKEIRRAITGHIPDTLRNCVNKEYLLLAAQWPSIDPAAVHPELNGAAAYS, encoded by the exons atgaGGCAAGAAACCGAAGCTGGCACCTGGCCAGCCAGAGGACGTTTTTCCAGCAGGACTTCAGGGACCCGGGCCGGACTGAAGAAGCGAGGGGTCGCATGTACACTCCGGAACTGCGGAGCCCCCCCCCGGCGGGAGCGTCGCGCCCACGGAGGAGGCCGCTGCTCAGGGCGTCAGCGCCGCGGGGGCCGGGCGGGCAGCGGCCCTGGCCCAgatgagttttttttaaaggaaaaagttaAAAGTTGCTTCAGTGAAACGTGTGTCGCGGGGCGGCGGCGCCGAGTCCTGCCGCTGGGCGGGGGCCGCTGCCCCGtcccggcggggcgggggcgcCGAGGCCCGCGCGGTCCCAGCGGCCGCGGAGCGGGGCCGGCTCCTGCAGCCGCTCCACGCCGGCCGCGCGCCGGGGCCCAGCGCGGTGACAGCGCGGCAAGGGCTGAAGCTGGAGCCGGCCCCAG CATTGCTCAGGGAATCCGAGCCAAGTATCCTGTGCAGAGGCTCCCCTCAGGGCTGCTCAGGTCAGTCTTGGCTTGTCTCATGGACAGACATAAAGTGAAGCGTCAGAGGCTGGACCGGATTTGTGAAG GTATACGGCCTCCTATTGTGAATGGCCCAATGCCTGCCCGACCACTGGTTGCACTCCTAGATGGGAGggattgcactgtggaaatgcCAATCCTGAAGGATGTTGCTACAGTGGCTTTCTGTGATGCTCAGTCAACTCAGGAAATCCATGAGAAG GTGCTGAATGAAGCTGTGGGAGCTTTGATGTACCACACCATCACCTTGTCCCGCCAGGACCTGGAGAAGTTCAAAGCCCTTCGGGTCATTGTGCGTATTGGCAGTGGCTATGACAATGTGGACATCAAGTCAGCTGCAGAATTAG GCATTGCAGTATGCAACATCCCCTCCTCCTCTGTGGAAGAGACTGCTGATTCTACCCTCTGTCACATCTTGAACCTGTATCGCCGGGTTACTTGGCTTCATCAGGCTATGCGGGAAGGAAACCGAGCCTCAAGCATGGAGCAAATTCGAGAGGTGGCTGGAGGTGCTGTGCGTATCCGTGGTGAGACCTTGGGCATCATTGGCCTTG GCCGAGTTGGGCAGGCAGTGGCCCTGAGAGCCAAGCCCTTTGGCTTCAACGTGATTTTCTATGATCCGTATCTACCAGATGGCGTGGAGCGATCCCTGGGGTTACAGCGAATAGGAACTCTGCAGGACCTGCTAATGCACAGTGATTGCATCACATTGCACTGCAGTCTGAATGAACATAATCATCACCTCATCAATGACTTCACTATTAAACAG atGCGCCATGGCTGCTTTCTGGTGAACACAGCCCGTGGGGGGCTAGTAGATGAGAAGGCCTTGGCACAAGCATTGAAGGAGGGGAGAATCAGAGGAACAGCACTTGATGTGCACGAGTCAGAACCCTTCAG CTTTGCTCAGGGGCCCCTAAAAGATGCTCCCAATGTGATCTGCACCCCTCACACAGCCTGGTACAGTGAGCAGGCTTCCATTGAGTCCAGGGAAGATGCAGCTAAAGAGATCCGCAGAGCTATCACAG GTCACATACCTGATACTTTGAGGAACTGTGTTAATAAGGAGTATTTGCTGTTAGCTGCTCAGTGGCCAAGTATTGATCCTGCAGCTGTCCACCCAGAACTCAATGGAGCTGCGGCTTACAG ctaa
- the LOC125640836 gene encoding C-terminal-binding protein 2 isoform X4 — MRQETEAGTWPARGRFSSRTSGTRAGLKKRGVACTLRNCGAPPRRERRAHGGGRCSGRQRRGGRAGSGPGPDEFFLKEKVKSCFSETCVAGRRRRVLPLGGGRCPVPAGRGRRGPRGPSGRGAGPAPAAAPRRPRAGAQRGDSAARAEAGAGPSIAQGIRAKYPVQRLPSGLLRSVLACLMDRHKVKRQRLDRICEGIRPPIVNGPMPARPLVALLDGRDCTVEMPILKDVATVAFCDAQSTQEIHEKVLNEAVGALMYHTITLSRQDLEKFKALRVIVRIGSGYDNVDIKSAAELGIAVCNIPSSSVEETADSTLCHILNLYRRVTWLHQAMREGNRASSMEQIREVAGGAVRIRGETLGIIGLGRVGQAVALRAKPFGFNVIFYDPYLPDGVERSLGLQRIGTLQDLLMHSDCITLHCSLNEHNHHLINDFTIKQMRHGCFLVNTARGGLVDEKALAQALKEGRIRGTALDVHESEPFSFAQGPLKDAPNVICTPHTAWYSEQASIESREDAAKEIRRAITGTTLSNVMTLTTSAGKRDACHLPIGIGVQGISHSPVEVSHVC; from the exons atgaGGCAAGAAACCGAAGCTGGCACCTGGCCAGCCAGAGGACGTTTTTCCAGCAGGACTTCAGGGACCCGGGCCGGACTGAAGAAGCGAGGGGTCGCATGTACACTCCGGAACTGCGGAGCCCCCCCCCGGCGGGAGCGTCGCGCCCACGGAGGAGGCCGCTGCTCAGGGCGTCAGCGCCGCGGGGGCCGGGCGGGCAGCGGCCCTGGCCCAgatgagttttttttaaaggaaaaagttaAAAGTTGCTTCAGTGAAACGTGTGTCGCGGGGCGGCGGCGCCGAGTCCTGCCGCTGGGCGGGGGCCGCTGCCCCGtcccggcggggcgggggcgcCGAGGCCCGCGCGGTCCCAGCGGCCGCGGAGCGGGGCCGGCTCCTGCAGCCGCTCCACGCCGGCCGCGCGCCGGGGCCCAGCGCGGTGACAGCGCGGCAAGGGCTGAAGCTGGAGCCGGCCCCAG CATTGCTCAGGGAATCCGAGCCAAGTATCCTGTGCAGAGGCTCCCCTCAGGGCTGCTCAGGTCAGTCTTGGCTTGTCTCATGGACAGACATAAAGTGAAGCGTCAGAGGCTGGACCGGATTTGTGAAG GTATACGGCCTCCTATTGTGAATGGCCCAATGCCTGCCCGACCACTGGTTGCACTCCTAGATGGGAGggattgcactgtggaaatgcCAATCCTGAAGGATGTTGCTACAGTGGCTTTCTGTGATGCTCAGTCAACTCAGGAAATCCATGAGAAG GTGCTGAATGAAGCTGTGGGAGCTTTGATGTACCACACCATCACCTTGTCCCGCCAGGACCTGGAGAAGTTCAAAGCCCTTCGGGTCATTGTGCGTATTGGCAGTGGCTATGACAATGTGGACATCAAGTCAGCTGCAGAATTAG GCATTGCAGTATGCAACATCCCCTCCTCCTCTGTGGAAGAGACTGCTGATTCTACCCTCTGTCACATCTTGAACCTGTATCGCCGGGTTACTTGGCTTCATCAGGCTATGCGGGAAGGAAACCGAGCCTCAAGCATGGAGCAAATTCGAGAGGTGGCTGGAGGTGCTGTGCGTATCCGTGGTGAGACCTTGGGCATCATTGGCCTTG GCCGAGTTGGGCAGGCAGTGGCCCTGAGAGCCAAGCCCTTTGGCTTCAACGTGATTTTCTATGATCCGTATCTACCAGATGGCGTGGAGCGATCCCTGGGGTTACAGCGAATAGGAACTCTGCAGGACCTGCTAATGCACAGTGATTGCATCACATTGCACTGCAGTCTGAATGAACATAATCATCACCTCATCAATGACTTCACTATTAAACAG atGCGCCATGGCTGCTTTCTGGTGAACACAGCCCGTGGGGGGCTAGTAGATGAGAAGGCCTTGGCACAAGCATTGAAGGAGGGGAGAATCAGAGGAACAGCACTTGATGTGCACGAGTCAGAACCCTTCAG CTTTGCTCAGGGGCCCCTAAAAGATGCTCCCAATGTGATCTGCACCCCTCACACAGCCTGGTACAGTGAGCAGGCTTCCATTGAGTCCAGGGAAGATGCAGCTAAAGAGATCCGCAGAGCTATCACAG
- the LOC125640836 gene encoding C-terminal-binding protein 2 isoform X3, which produces MRQETEAGTWPARGRFSSRTSGTRAGLKKRGVACTLRNCGAPPRRERRAHGGGRCSGRQRRGGRAGSGPGPDEFFLKEKVKSCFSETCVAGRRRRVLPLGGGRCPVPAGRGRRGPRGPSGRGAGPAPAAAPRRPRAGAQRGDSAARAEAGAGPSIAQGIRAKYPVQRLPSGLLRSVLACLMDRHKVKRQRLDRICEGIRPPIVNGPMPARPLVALLDGRDCTVEMPILKDVATVAFCDAQSTQEIHEKVLNEAVGALMYHTITLSRQDLEKFKALRVIVRIGSGYDNVDIKSAAELGIAVCNIPSSSVEETADSTLCHILNLYRRVTWLHQAMREGNRASSMEQIREVAGGAVRIRGETLGIIGLGRVGQAVALRAKPFGFNVIFYDPYLPDGVERSLGLQRIGTLQDLLMHSDCITLHCSLNEHNHHLINDFTIKQMRHGCFLVNTARGGLVDEKALAQALKEGRIRGTALDVHESEPFSFAQGPLKDAPNVICTPHTAWYSEQASIESREDAAKEIRRAITGHIPDTLRNCVNKEYLLLAAQWPSIDPAAVHPELNGAAAYRKALSWA; this is translated from the exons atgaGGCAAGAAACCGAAGCTGGCACCTGGCCAGCCAGAGGACGTTTTTCCAGCAGGACTTCAGGGACCCGGGCCGGACTGAAGAAGCGAGGGGTCGCATGTACACTCCGGAACTGCGGAGCCCCCCCCCGGCGGGAGCGTCGCGCCCACGGAGGAGGCCGCTGCTCAGGGCGTCAGCGCCGCGGGGGCCGGGCGGGCAGCGGCCCTGGCCCAgatgagttttttttaaaggaaaaagttaAAAGTTGCTTCAGTGAAACGTGTGTCGCGGGGCGGCGGCGCCGAGTCCTGCCGCTGGGCGGGGGCCGCTGCCCCGtcccggcggggcgggggcgcCGAGGCCCGCGCGGTCCCAGCGGCCGCGGAGCGGGGCCGGCTCCTGCAGCCGCTCCACGCCGGCCGCGCGCCGGGGCCCAGCGCGGTGACAGCGCGGCAAGGGCTGAAGCTGGAGCCGGCCCCAG CATTGCTCAGGGAATCCGAGCCAAGTATCCTGTGCAGAGGCTCCCCTCAGGGCTGCTCAGGTCAGTCTTGGCTTGTCTCATGGACAGACATAAAGTGAAGCGTCAGAGGCTGGACCGGATTTGTGAAG GTATACGGCCTCCTATTGTGAATGGCCCAATGCCTGCCCGACCACTGGTTGCACTCCTAGATGGGAGggattgcactgtggaaatgcCAATCCTGAAGGATGTTGCTACAGTGGCTTTCTGTGATGCTCAGTCAACTCAGGAAATCCATGAGAAG GTGCTGAATGAAGCTGTGGGAGCTTTGATGTACCACACCATCACCTTGTCCCGCCAGGACCTGGAGAAGTTCAAAGCCCTTCGGGTCATTGTGCGTATTGGCAGTGGCTATGACAATGTGGACATCAAGTCAGCTGCAGAATTAG GCATTGCAGTATGCAACATCCCCTCCTCCTCTGTGGAAGAGACTGCTGATTCTACCCTCTGTCACATCTTGAACCTGTATCGCCGGGTTACTTGGCTTCATCAGGCTATGCGGGAAGGAAACCGAGCCTCAAGCATGGAGCAAATTCGAGAGGTGGCTGGAGGTGCTGTGCGTATCCGTGGTGAGACCTTGGGCATCATTGGCCTTG GCCGAGTTGGGCAGGCAGTGGCCCTGAGAGCCAAGCCCTTTGGCTTCAACGTGATTTTCTATGATCCGTATCTACCAGATGGCGTGGAGCGATCCCTGGGGTTACAGCGAATAGGAACTCTGCAGGACCTGCTAATGCACAGTGATTGCATCACATTGCACTGCAGTCTGAATGAACATAATCATCACCTCATCAATGACTTCACTATTAAACAG atGCGCCATGGCTGCTTTCTGGTGAACACAGCCCGTGGGGGGCTAGTAGATGAGAAGGCCTTGGCACAAGCATTGAAGGAGGGGAGAATCAGAGGAACAGCACTTGATGTGCACGAGTCAGAACCCTTCAG CTTTGCTCAGGGGCCCCTAAAAGATGCTCCCAATGTGATCTGCACCCCTCACACAGCCTGGTACAGTGAGCAGGCTTCCATTGAGTCCAGGGAAGATGCAGCTAAAGAGATCCGCAGAGCTATCACAG GTCACATACCTGATACTTTGAGGAACTGTGTTAATAAGGAGTATTTGCTGTTAGCTGCTCAGTGGCCAAGTATTGATCCTGCAGCTGTCCACCCAGAACTCAATGGAGCTGCGGCTTACAG GAAGGCACTCTCATGGGCTTGA